One window of Epinephelus fuscoguttatus linkage group LG9, E.fuscoguttatus.final_Chr_v1 genomic DNA carries:
- the ints5 gene encoding integrator complex subunit 5, whose protein sequence is MSVVFDGSPLKAMQSSHTHTPQTALSAQELSQEIKSFISGVDTVQGRKLSVREHARCAVRLLRSVPACRGAVLEHLRGVYDEHVSAFLHNLETEGDASSSANLEDIIQEVHGVLSEFIRLNPRAWAPLVSAWAVDLLGQLSSKHAGRRVAPHSSSLNELLQLWMSCAATRSLMEAYSQCLAAMLAWCPDACVDALLDTSVQHSPHFDWVVAHIGSAFPGTIISRVLACGLKDFCSHGAKDQGLMVMGVDKGSRVPKIGSVVGILGHLAAHHSDSIRKELLRMFQESLCPSSPLSPTSSSTSWEGSPQLRRAAVPFLLQLAAMSPNLFGAVSAELVELLRPPVLLQLQALLQGLPREELDNMLGLAVHLISQSPSGGSRVLRFLADTATPASVIISGPTPSPHEGVREGCDRLLQMLLLHLHKLVFNRSDGAEVIPHHSASFQPQRVIPFLEELQSHVGELCAETLRLERKRHLWLHQLLCLLSVYGGPSVATEALCQLLTQAHNPEELALAWQLHTTLSSCMAGLIPAAVARCVAQIHTHTLGPRQLRQLLLNLAAAIQSQDEERRGAAGAQSSMAIQVGSAVSGHLHDFGPLLLHGDPAVSHAAVRLLSCSPLPRTSSPAHLLLLSRAAVTHFFLALRRRGEAGKVGRDGGQAGEAVNCSVLLLSRFAAYSSLTLKAVLQQLVEGALHKGNASLFGGQIADMSGAPLPLPSVSPDIGASLLDINCRFGTTVNFSGSVWSVFHAGVIGKGLKVRTETQMPDPSGVMQNIQTLLAVVVQCCSSSGLNGSINGSRPPSDPDEPLPINAEAAKVVAVTLVENVCPDVANGELSWPPEEHARTTVERDIHIRRCFEAHPVLFPLLQVVAAGRPALCYCSAVLRGLLATLLAHWEASREMLSTDSPWHLQASCLLVSCMGEGQLLPPVLANVHEAFPHLTPFEVRLLLLAVWEYIRGNGPMPQKFVFNPEKALFCRDFSRDGDVARYVAPIHSVLHKNIDRLGHLCWRFQL, encoded by the exons ATGTCTGTGGTGTTTGACGGGAGTCCGCTGAAAGCGATGCAgagctcacacactcacacaccgcaGACTGCCCTGAG CGCCCAGGAACTCTCCCAGGAGATCAAGTCCTTCATCAGTGGCGTTGACACCGTCCAGGGCCGAAAGCTCAGCGTCCGTGAACATGCCCGCTGTGCTGTACGCCTGCTGCGCTCAGTCCCGGCCTGTCGGGGGGCGGTGCTGGAGCATCTGAGGGGTGTTTATGATGAGCATGTCTCCGCCTTCCTGCACAACCTGGAGACGGAGGGTGATGCCAGCTCCAGCGCCAACCTGGAGGACATCATACAG GAGGTCCATGGCGTGCTGTCAGAGTTCATTCGTCTCAACCCTCGGGCCTGGGCCCCTCTGGTATCCGCCTGGGCTGTGGACTTGTTGGGCCAGCTGAGCAGTAAGCACGCCGGCCGCAGGGTGGCCCCCCACTCCTCCAGCCTCAATGAGCTGCTCCAACTCTGGATGTCCTGTGCCGCCACCCGATCCCTCATGGAGGCCTACTCCCAGTGTCTGGCTGCTATGCTGGCCTGGTGTCCTGACGCTTGTGTGGATGCACTTTTGGACACTTCAGTGCAGCACTCTCCGCATTTTGACTGGGTGGTGGCTCACATCGGCTCCGCCTTCCCCGGTACTATCATCAGCCGAGTGTTGGCATGTGGACTCAAGGACTTCTGCTCTCACGGCGCTAAGGACCAAGGGCTAATGGTGATGGGAGTGGACAAAGGCAGCAGAGTGCCAAAGATTGGCTCAGTGGTGGGAATCCTCGGACACCTCGCAGCGCACCACTCAGACAGCATCAGGAAGGAGCTGCTCAGGATGTTTCAGGAAAGCCTGTGTCCGTCAAGCCCTCTGTCTCCCACCTCATCCTCAACATCTTGGGAGGGTTCCCCTCAACTCCGCCGTGCTGCAGTACCATTTCTGCTACAGCTGGCTGCAATGTCTCCCAACCTCTTTGGTGCGGTGTCTGCGGAGCTGGTGGAGCTGCTGCGTCCTCCTgtcctgctccagctgcaggcCTTGCTGCAGGGCCTCCCCAGAGAGGAACTGGATAATATGCTGGGGCTTGCTGTCCACCTTATTAGCCAGAGCCCATCAGGAGGGTCCAGGGTCCTCCGTTTTTTGGCAGACACAGCGACCCCGGCTTCAGTCATTATCTCCGGCCCTACACCCTCCCCTCACGAGGGAGTCAGAGAAGGTTGCGATCGCCTTCTCCAGATGCTGCTTCTGCATCTCCACAAGCTGGTCTTCAACCGCTcagatggagctgaagtcatcCCCCATCACTCTGCTTCctttcagccccagagggtcATCCCCTTCTTGGAGGAGCTGCAGTCTCACGTAGGAGAGCTCTGTGCTGAGACACTGAGACTGGAAAGGAAGCGTCACCTCTGGCTGCACCAGTTACTGTGTCTGCTGTCGGTGTATGGGGGTCCCAGCGTGGCCACTGAGGCCCTCTGCCAGCTGCTCACCCAGGCCCACAACCCAGAGGAGCTGGCTCTGGCCTGGCAGCTCCACACCACGCTCTCCTCTTGCATGGCCGGACTCATTCCTGCTGCTGTAGCTCGCTGTGTGGCCcagatccacacacacactctgggcCCCCGGCAGCTGAGGCAGCTGTTGCTCAATCTGGCCGCAGCCATCCAGAGTCAGGATGAGGAAAGAAGAGGAGCAGCCGGCGCTCAGTCCTCCATGGCCATCCAGGTGGGCTCAGCAGTCTCAGGACACCTCCATGATTTTGGCCCGCTCCTTCTCCACGGTGACCCGGCTGTATCTCATGCTGCAGTGCGCCTCCTGTCCTGCAGCCCACTCCCTCGCACCTCCTCCCCAGCACACCTGCTCCTGCTCTCTCGTGCTGCCGTTACTCATTTCTTTCTGGCGCTGCGGAGACGAGGGGAAGCAGGGAAAGTGGGGAGAGATGGGGGACAGGCAGGCGAGGCGGTGAACTGCTCAGTCCTGCTCCTGTCCCGTTTCGCGGCATATTCTTCGCTCACCCTCAAAGCGGTGCTTCAACAGCTGGTTGAAGGAGCGCTACACAAAGGCAACGCTAGCCTGTTTGGAGGGCAGATCGCAGACATGTCGGGTGCACCCTTGCCTCTGCCATCTGTGTCTCCTGACATCGGAGCCTCTCTGCTGGACATCAACTGTCGGTTCGGTACCACCGTCAACTTTTCTGGGAGCGTTTGGTCTGTGTTTCATGCCGGGGTGATTGGCAAGGGGCTGAAGGTCCGCACTGAGACACAGATGCCTGATCCATCGGGGGTCATGCAG AACATCCAGACTCTGCTGGCTGTCGTAGTCCagtgctgcagctcctctggtCTTAACGGCTCTATCAATGGCTCACGACCACCATCTGATCCCGATGAGCCGCTGCCCATCAACGCAGAGGCAGCTAAAGTTGTTGCCGTTACGTTGGTAGAGAATGTCTGCCCAGATGTGGCCAACGGTGAGCTGTCTTGGCCCCCAGAGGAGCACGCCCGCACCACGGTGGAGCGAGATATACACATTCGTCGTTGCTTCGAGGCCCACCCGGTGCTCTTCCCTCTGCTGCAGGTGGTGGCAGCTGGACGCCCGGCTCTCTGCTACTGCTCAGCCGTGCTCAGAGGCCTTCTGGCCACTCTGCTGGCCCACTGGGAGGCGTCACGCGAGATGCTGTCCACAGACTCCCCGTGGCACCTCCAAGCCTCTTGCCTCCTGGTGTCCTGCATGGGAGAGGGTCAGCTCCTGCCTCCTGTGCTAGCCAACGTCCACGAAGCTTTCCCCCACCTCACTCCTTTCGaggtgaggctgctgctgctggctgtgtgGGAGTACATCAGAGGCAACGGGCCCATGCCCCAGAAGTTTGTGTTTAACCCAGAGAAGGCGCTGTTCTGCAGGGATTTCTCACGGGACGGTGACGTGGCGAGATACGTGGCACCGATTCACAGCGTCCTGCATAAAAACATTGACAGATTGGGACACCTGTGCTGGCGGTTCCAGCTCTAA